One part of the Pecten maximus chromosome 1, xPecMax1.1, whole genome shotgun sequence genome encodes these proteins:
- the LOC117328001 gene encoding neuronal acetylcholine receptor subunit alpha-9-like, producing the protein MASLFRLYGIVVLFCLSFWNFESVLCATSTNFKEFLDNEPFRSYNNKIFPKIFQIEHLDVDIEFTLVGVTDFDELNGNLEIVGLGVIRWKNELLTWNLVDDNPMESILLPQETFWKPPVTLTNSVDSLAELGDSTYKIRTDYEGNVLWNVGLVARTACGVDVTLYPFDRQSCNITFAALGYTEDQIVLNSSNEIDMSLYMENVEWSLETTSVMSTVIADVSYVVFTLNLARKPGYFLVNMIIPILIIGLLNGLVFLLPADCGERVGYAITAFLTFAVFLTMVAENLPKASEPMSLLCYFLTLMLMVSSLITIATILILRVYHQDEEATPPEGVRHLVAFMTCRKCKKWCSKRKTSKNAVTDMIDNDDDDDNSDAEVDSIQAPVDDRDIRGITWRMVGGALDGFSFIFFFFLSLGITVFFMYPLVVAGLE; encoded by the exons ATGGCGAGCCTTTTTCGCCTCTATGGAATTGTAGTCCTATTCTGCCTTAGTTTTTGGAATTTTGAAAGTGTTTTGTGTGCTACAAGTACGAATTTCAAAGAATTTCTGGACAATGAACCATTCAGAAGTTACAATAACAAAATTTTCCCGAAGATCTTTCAAATAGAGCACTTGGACGTTGACATTGAGTTTACTTTGGTTGGAGTAACCGATTTTGATGAGTTGAATGGAAACTTAGAAATAGTCGGTCTCGGTGTAATCCGATGGAAAAATGAACTCCTTACGTGGAATCTTGTAGATGACAACCCCATGGAGAGCATTCTGCTTCCACAGGAAACCTTTTGGAAACCTCCGGTTACTCTCACAAATTCTGTTGATTCACTGGCGGAACTCGGGGACTCCACATACAAGATTCGGACCGACTACGAAGGCAATGTCCTATGGAACGTCGGCTTAGTCGCCCGAACGGCTTGTGGCGTTGACGTCACACTCTATCCTTTCGACAGACAGTCATGCAACATCACATTTGCTGCACTGGGCTACACGGAAGATCAG ATCGTCTTGAATTCGTCAAACGAGATCGACATGTCCCTTTACATGGAGAATGTGGAGTGGTCGTTGGAGACAACCTCGGTGATGAGTACCGTTATAGCCGATGTCTCGTATGTTGTCTTTACCTTAAATCTGGCCCGTAAACCGGGCTATTTTCTCGTCAATATGATTATACCAATCCTCATCATTGGACTTCTCAATGGTCTAGTGTTTCTACTTCCGGCTGACTGTGGTGAACGCGTGGGTTACGCCATCACGGCGTTCTTAACATTTGCAGTGTTTTTGACGATGGTGGCCGAAAACTTGCCCAAAGCCTCTGAACCAATGTCACTGTTGTGTTACTTCTTGACCCTTATGCTAATGGTTAGTTCCCTTATCACTATAGCAACTATTCTGATATTGAGGGTCTACCATCAAGACGAGGAAGCCACGCCCCCAGAGGGCGTACGCCATCTTGTCGCCTTCATGACATGCCGGAAATGCAAAAAATGGTGCAGCAAAAGGAAGACAAGTAAGAACGCGGTGACAGACATGATCGACAACGACGATGATGACGACAACAGCGACGCCGAAGTGGACAGTATCCAGGCACCAGTGGATGACCGAGACATCAGAGGGATAACGTGGAGGATGGTGGGCGGAGCTTTGGACGGTTTCAGTTTCATATTCTTTTTCTTCCTCTCGTTGGGTATTACTGTTTTCTTCATGTATCCACTTGTTGTAGCTGGCCTGGAATGA